Part of the Siniperca chuatsi isolate FFG_IHB_CAS linkage group LG6, ASM2008510v1, whole genome shotgun sequence genome, ATCGGAGCCGTCATCTTCATCGGTGCCTTCGCTCTCCTCgccactgtcatcatcatcttcacttACTCCCAGGTCGTCCATGCCCTCTGTCAGTTTGTGGAAGTCCACTCCCTGAGGAAAGGTCATGACAGCGCCCTTTGTCTTAGGCGCCAGTTTAGCATCACTGCCCACCAACTCCTCATCTTCtaaatcattttcatcatcatcatcatcatctgcctCTTCATCCCCCATAgaatcatcttcatcatcttctaGCTCCTCTTTGCTgccctcctcatcatcatcatcctcctcctcctcctcatcatcatcatcatcatcatcatcctcctcctcctcctcctcaccagaTCCCTCAATATCCATCAGCAGCTGTTTACGGGAGACTGCCTTCCCCACATACCGTCTGTCGGTTTCTGAGAGCAGGGATGTGTTGTGCTTCCGCAGAGCACTGGGGCCGACCCCATCTTCGTCGTCGTCCTCCTCGATGAATCTTTCACTCACTCTGGCTTTAGTGGCCTCGTCGTCGTCATCCTCTGGATCAGCGAATTTAGGCAAAGGATTCAACAAATCCTCGAGCTCTTGAGAAAATGAGCCCGCCATGGGTGCAACTTTATTACAACCACACGTGCGTTACAGCCAGAACCGTTCCTTGCTGAGGAAAGTGATGACGTTGGTCAAATGCGACAAACCTTCGATCTGAGGTTTCTAATCCCTGGGTTACGTCTTTCAGGCAGAACCTTGTCTTTTTCGCAGAAATGTGCAGACCCAAGCCCCAGCATTAACAATTAACTACTTTATTGAAGAAACAATAACATTTCAAGACCAACAATAATAACTAGGGCGAATTGTAAAAATCAGACCAAAACCAGAAAAGTCaataagtaaatacatttagagctgaaaagaCGAAAATAAACGAATCTATGCACACAATTATTAACATTGTTACAGAATTACAAACAGAAAGTTATTGCATTAAGTTATAGCATTAACGATCGAGTGTTGTTAGACTctacattaataaaaataagactATACTTTCTAACACGACATTCAACTCAGATTAATAAGGTAGTTTGAATCCAAAAGTTAACTgactaaatacaaaaataaaataaaggggAAATGTCGGGTCTAAAACTGCATATGACTTCATTTCAAGGATAGAACGTTCATAGTTCCTTTACAGAATCCTGAAAGACAAACGTCGGGGCACAATGTATCATATAACACGTGACCCTTTACGCATGCGTACATGGGTGGCGAAGCTCCGGGCTGCTCTTGCTAGCTAAGTTTTGTTCCTCAGACATCACCAGAAAGAGTACTTTCTGGACAGTAAATATGTCAACAAGTGACTTCTATTTGAGATATTATGTTGGGCACAAGGGAAAATTTGGACATGAATTCCTGGAATTTGAATTCAGACCTGATGGTAAGTTCAGTTATACGGTAATTTACGGTAATACAGAAGTGTTAGCTTTCTTGCGTCTGAGCTAACGTCGCTAGCCACCCGGCAGTGGCTAGGCCGCGGCGGACTCAAAACGAGTTGCTAGCGCCAAATTCTATATTTGGTTTCCACTGTATTATAAATGGTAATAGCTAATGTTAAGATGGACTTAATATCGCAAAAATATAGTTATTATAAATGCATTAATGTATTGAATAATATCCTGTCATCGTTTAAGCGCCATGTGGCCTGTAGGGATGGTAAGTCAACACACTCATGCGTTTTGTTAAAAGTGATGCAGTGTTTCAAATTTCTACTtcaaactgattattttcttgcaGGTAAACTGAGGTACGCAAACAACAGCAACTACAAAAACGACGTCATGATCAGGAAAGAGGTAACTTATGATTTAAAAACGCGTTACTGTCGGAGTAGCTGTACTCCAAAACCGAATCATTGGCAGTCCATGCTGTTTGGGATTCTTTGGTAAAATTTTAAGTGTAATGTCACTGTGTAATGGTTAACATAAACCCAATATCTACGACTGAATTCCAAGATATCAATTATGTGACCAGGTTTTGGGCTTGGCTGTTAGTGCTTAACGTTATTTGCAGTATTGGATGTAAACGAGAGATGGGTGGTGTTGTCATTCATTAGGGGGCTTGATAGTGATGGTCAACCAAGTAGAGATTCATCCTCCGTTACAACACAGCACATAACATTTCATTCCTGTTTTGATATTAAGTTAATCAATATTTGAGATGTGCCTATTGCCATACATTTATGAATATATGGCAATACGTTTAACCTGCTCCATCTGTCTTCTCTGTACCAACCCAGGCATATGTACACAAAAGTGtgatggaggagctgaagaggatCATTGATGACAGTGAGATCACCAAGGAAGACGATGCACTGTGGCCGCCCCCTGACAGAGTTGGCAGACAGGTTGGTGACTCCATTCACAGACACTGACCAGATtatttagcatgctaacccATTTTCTCTCCAGTTTTGTAATTTCATATAGTTCTGATTGTTTTACCTGTACAGGGCCCATTGCGCCTACACTGTTGGTGTTGCACTGCATTCTGTGACCGGTCAGATTTTGTGACCTTATTAGAAAACGTTTTTGCAATGGTCACAtaatgtattgtgtgtgtgactccatAGGTCATGTATTTTGATAGCTGTGACCACATTTATGGcctgatattttttaaatagggTCACTAATTTTAATAGCACATGAAGAACATCCTGCCTTTCAATATTTGGTCATCCCATTGATATATATTCTCCATCGTTGATCACATGGAGTCTGACATGTAAGATTTTTATGTCTGGCACTTTAGTAAATCAGCTCTACATTGATGAATTTGACCACAAACGTTTTTGAAGCCTTAAAAATAActtgcctgttttttttgtcctaATTTTCACAGGAACTGGAGATCGTCATTGGAGACGagcacatttcattcacaactTCCAAAATTGGTTCCTTGATTGACGTCAACCAGTCAAAGTGAGTACTATATCCAGGAGTTGGGAGagtagatactgtatatttctcaCTGACTAAAGGGCATAACTTTTAAAATTGCACCGTGTTTCAGGGACCCTGAAGGTCTTCGCGTGTTCTACTACCTGGTGCAAGATCTGAAATGTCTCGTCTTCAGTCTCATCGGCCTACACTTCAAGATCAAGCCTATCTAAATGTGGATTTTGCTCATTTTAATTGCTTTAGCcaatgtttctgttgttgtaCTACCGCATTTGTACATTTGCTTTTGGTggaactgttttttattttaaataaagggTGAGAAAAACGGTTTTGTCTAAGCTACTCTTATATCCTTTGCTGCTATCAACACTAAGGGTTAACTTTTCAATGACAACTGTATAGTCTTATATTATATTCTAGTAGTGTATAGCAATTGAAATGGGAGGATGTTCTtgcaacacaaacatttatgaaataatgGAGCAAATGTAATtaagttttatttcaaaatacattCAACCACATCAATAAGGCTGTAAATGACAAACAGTGATGACACTTTAAATAGAAGTTATTACAGTGACAatcaaaatgctgttaaatTCACATTTTGAGAAGGCACAGAATCTGACTTCATACTCTAACCTGTATTGCAGAGAAGTTCTACATCTGAAAAGCCCTACTGCATAAATAATATGACCAGCACTCTGAATTTTAGCTGTCACTGTATTATGTACACAGCTAACACTTCACATTAGGCTACAGTACACTGCTGTCAGAATGGACATGGCTGTCTTGGAAAGCCAGTGGATTGAATTGGTTAAAGTGGAAAGCTAACAATTTTTCCAGCATTAGATTTTCATTATACATTAAATTTTATGACACTCAAACTGACAAGGTGTCATGTTATACCTACAATAATATCCAAAGCCTgtcaaataaatcatttaaagtcCCAACCTATACCAACCATTTAATTCCTAAAACATGATATTTATGCACTGCGATTCTCCTTGTTTCTTTTGAGTggtattaaatatattattcatCTCACTTTGTGCATGTTTGCCCAGAGAAGTTAATCACAGCAGTTTGGGAGCTGAGAATGATGACTGCACTCACCCTGTAAAATTACTTAttaattattagtttttttttctctatgctGTTTCTTAGCTGAGCGGCTTTCCTTCCAGGACCGTGAAAATGTCCTCTAAAGACTTGTGAACACATTGCAGGAATTCGTGGACGTTGCGAGCCGGGTAGCTGGACACGTTGCAGCCGATCCAGTCGTCATGGACACCATAGCCGACACCAAACCCATCAGGCACCACCGGGGCAAAGCCTCCGAGGTTCACAGCTGGACTGGTGAGGGTGCTGGTGGAGAGGATGTTGTGGTTGATGGCAGCGTAAGCTGGGTCTGCGTACAGGCTGTGCAGAGCTTGGCCCTTCGAATTCGCCAGGTATCGCAGGGCAAACAGGTGACGGTCAAAACCTTGGCCTGGTGAGAAGAATATAAGAAGTGGTTAGTAATGACCactggcatgtgtgtgtgtgtgtgtgtgtgtgtgtgttttgagaacAGTTTTGCCTGAAATCACTCCATGTTCACTCATTTCTCGAACCCTTGTAGTCCGGAAAGATTACTTATTTTAATCTTGCACAAATCAACACACTTTGTGTGCACAAgataaagtaaatatatatcTTTCAGGACTTTATAGGCTCCCTATCCCCTGAATATGCAATACATGTGAAACAATCACCCCAGTTGTAAATGATCAAATAGTGCTATAACATGGGAATTTTGATACAGTTTGAGGGTTTTACGTCTCAAATAAAGTGACTCAAAGTGTTGAATCGTAAGCTGTGAATTCAGCCTCTGCCGTCAGATCATGCTGTGGATGAGACTTAACTAGTTTAGGCACTGCACAATGGTGAACTGCAACAGTTCAGTCTAGACATTCTTTCTTCATTCTTCATAAATTACCAAAGCATCTTATAAAAAGTACCAACAGGGAAGGGATATCTTACAGTATAATGCCtgcaagtaaaaaataaataaatcaggcCATGTTTTTTTAGAAGCAGACCCCAGAAATATATCTGTAGGACAgtaatttgaatatttcatgGTATCACTCATTGTAATCGTTTAAATACATGTAGAAATGTCTTATACACACCCATGGCTGCTTCCTTGGTGAGCTGTCCATGATATTTAGAGCATGCGTTGAGCATGGCCTGTAGCTGCTCCACACTGTGTTGGCTTGGCTGGAAAACAAAGGCATGTGAgcattgttttgtgtgtatggtgGCTGGCCGGATGGTCTCTGTGCGGCCATGCTTGAACGCCGCAGTGCTACACGACTCGTAAGTGGCGACTGTCTGCCCATACTGCCTCAGGAAGCCCATTTGAAAAGCCAGCTGGGCTATAGCATCGGGACTCAACTTGCTCTTCTTTAATTGTTCCTTCCCGCCTTTCTTGAACTCCATGGCATCAATGGTGAGTTTCGATACAGCTGAATCAAAGTTCTCCTTGGCTTGTTTGATGCCATTCTCCAGCTCGCTGTCCAGGTTGAACTGCAGTCTgcgcacagctgaggctgaatccacagcggcggcggcggcagagCCCGGGTGTACCAGCGGCTGCTCGGTTGTGTCTTTGAAGATCTCGTTCTGAAAGCGGAGCACAGCTACGCCGTCGCCCCAGGAGTGCTCAAAATTGATGGCTGCCTGTCCGTCTTTGGTCAGAATGATGCTGAAGGACTTGTCGTACCACCGGTTGCAGCCGTTGCCGTGCAGCATGTTGTGGGAGATGTGAATATGGTCCCTCATGCTTTCATCgtccagacagagagagaaaagggcgCTGTCAACAATCCGTAAATCCTCTGCGTTTCCGGCAGCTATCAGCTTGTCCCTCAGCCCGGCCCACACATCCCTGTTCTCACTGGTCAGGACCCCGAGAGGATAGGCAGGCGCTGGCGTTGGGTCGgccaaaatgtacttcaagtgGGACTGGATCTCTGCAGGCTTCGTCAAATTCCCATC contains:
- the magoh gene encoding protein mago nashi homolog isoform X2; amino-acid sequence: MSTSDFYLRYYVGHKGKFGHEFLEFEFRPDGKLRYANNSNYKNDVMIRKEAYVHKSVMEELKRIIDDSEITKEDDALWPPPDRVGRQELEIVIGDEHISFTTSKIGSLIDVNQSKDPEGLRVFYYLVQDLKCLVFSLIGLHFKIKPI
- the magoh gene encoding protein mago nashi homolog isoform X1, with amino-acid sequence MVIANVKMDLISQKYSYYKCINVLNNILSSFKRHVACRDGKLRYANNSNYKNDVMIRKEAYVHKSVMEELKRIIDDSEITKEDDALWPPPDRVGRQELEIVIGDEHISFTTSKIGSLIDVNQSKDPEGLRVFYYLVQDLKCLVFSLIGLHFKIKPI
- the cpt2 gene encoding carnitine O-palmitoyltransferase 2, mitochondrial, which produces MANLLSMQCAVSLRKSGSLVSLRAAALGIDKRNYSSQKGSSTEYLHQSVVPSMHYQKSLPRLPIPKLEDTIKKYLAAQRPLLDDDQFRTTEKRAHDFQNGVGKQLHEELVAQDKNNKHTSYISGPWFDMYLSARDSVVLNFNPFMSFNPDPKTEYNDQLVRATNMVCSAVRFMKTLRAGLLEPEVFHLNPAKSNTDGFKKFIRWVPSSLSWYGAYMVNAYPLDMSQYFRLFNSTRIPKRGRDELFTDEKGRHLLVMRKGNMYVFDIVDRDGNLTKPAEIQSHLKYILADPTPAPAYPLGVLTSENRDVWAGLRDKLIAAGNAEDLRIVDSALFSLCLDDESMRDHIHISHNMLHGNGCNRWYDKSFSIILTKDGQAAINFEHSWGDGVAVLRFQNEIFKDTTEQPLVHPGSAAAAAVDSASAVRRLQFNLDSELENGIKQAKENFDSAVSKLTIDAMEFKKGGKEQLKKSKLSPDAIAQLAFQMGFLRQYGQTVATYESCSTAAFKHGRTETIRPATIHTKQCSHAFVFQPSQHSVEQLQAMLNACSKYHGQLTKEAAMGQGFDRHLFALRYLANSKGQALHSLYADPAYAAINHNILSTSTLTSPAVNLGGFAPVVPDGFGVGYGVHDDWIGCNVSSYPARNVHEFLQCVHKSLEDIFTVLEGKPLS